The Vibrio sp. 10N DNA window TCTGACAATTCCTCGCGACAAACTCACCGTGATCACAGGCCTCTCCGGCTCAGGTAAATCATCACTTGCCTTCGACACCTTATATGCCGAAGGGCAACGTCGTTATGTGGAGTCCTTGTCCGCTTATGCAAGACAGTTTCTGTCACTAATGGAAAAGCCAGATGTTGATCATATTGAAGGTCTGTCTCCCGCGATTTCGATTGAACAAAAATCCACGTCTCACAACCCACGTTCCACCGTAGGCACAATCACCGAAGTCTATGACTATTTAAGACTGCTCTATGCTCGCGTGGGCGAACCACGTTGTCCAACTCATAAAGTGCCTCTCGCTGCGCAGACGGTCAGTCAAATGGTCGACAAAGTGCTCGAGCTTCCTGAAGGCTCAAAAATGATGCTGTTGGCACCGATTGTCAAAGAGCGCAAAGGTGAGCACGTCAAAACGTTAGAAAACCTGGCGGCGCAAGGTTTTATTCGGGCTCGTATCGACGGTGAAACTTGCGATCTGTCCGATCCACCAACACTAGAACTGCACAAGAAACACACTATTGAAGTGGTCGTTGATCGCTTTAAGGTGCGCGACAATTTACAGCAACGTCTTGCCGAGTCGTTTGAGACTGCTCTGGAACTATCTGGTGGTATCGTCGGCGTTGGTTGGATGGATGAACCGGAGAAAGAAGACATTATTTTCTCCGCCAACTTTGCGTGTCCGTATTGTGGTTACAGCCTTCAAGAGCTGGAACCTCGACTGTTTTCATTCAATAACCCCGCAGGGGCTTGTCATACCTGTGACGGTTTAGGCGTTCAACAATACTTCGATCCTGAGCGCGTGATCGTCGATGACAGTTTAAGTATTGCTGATGGCGCGATTCGTGGCTGGGATCAGAAGAACTACTACTACTTCCAAATGCTTACTTCGCTCGCTAAGCATTATGAATTTGATCTGTTTGCGCCGTTTAACTCACTGCCGAAGAAGATCAAAGACGTCGTACTAACAGGCTCTGGCCGCACTGAAATTGAATTTAACTACGTCAACGATCGCGGTGACATTCGCGTCAAACGTCACCCATTTGAAGGGATCCTCAACACTCTAGAGCGTCGCTATCGTGATACCGAATCTAACTCGGTACGTGAAGATTTAGCCAAGTATATTTCCACCAAATCTTGTGGTACTTGTGGCGGCACTCGTCTGCGTGAAGAAGCGCGTAACGTCTTTGTCGACGATACTACGCTGCCCGAGATTGTTGAAATGAGCATTAGCGATGCGATGGACTTCTTTAAGTCTCTCAAGCTAGAAGGACAGCGCGCGCAAATCGCCGAGAAGGTGATGAAAGAGATCAACGATCGACTGCACTTTTTGGTCAACGTCGGACTCAATTACCTCAACCTCTCGCGCAGTGCAGAAACGCTCTCTGGTGGTGAAGCTCAACGTATCCGCTTAGCCAGTCAAATTGGTGCCGGTTTAGTTGGCGTCATGTATGTGCTGGATGAACCTTCTATTGGCCTCCACCAGCGCGACAACGAACGCTTGCTCAACACCCTGACGCACCTACGCGATCTCGGTAACACCGTATTAGTCGTAGAGCATGATGAAGATG harbors:
- the uvrA gene encoding excinuclease ABC subunit UvrA, with product MDNIEVRGARTHNLKNVNLTIPRDKLTVITGLSGSGKSSLAFDTLYAEGQRRYVESLSAYARQFLSLMEKPDVDHIEGLSPAISIEQKSTSHNPRSTVGTITEVYDYLRLLYARVGEPRCPTHKVPLAAQTVSQMVDKVLELPEGSKMMLLAPIVKERKGEHVKTLENLAAQGFIRARIDGETCDLSDPPTLELHKKHTIEVVVDRFKVRDNLQQRLAESFETALELSGGIVGVGWMDEPEKEDIIFSANFACPYCGYSLQELEPRLFSFNNPAGACHTCDGLGVQQYFDPERVIVDDSLSIADGAIRGWDQKNYYYFQMLTSLAKHYEFDLFAPFNSLPKKIKDVVLTGSGRTEIEFNYVNDRGDIRVKRHPFEGILNTLERRYRDTESNSVREDLAKYISTKSCGTCGGTRLREEARNVFVDDTTLPEIVEMSISDAMDFFKSLKLEGQRAQIAEKVMKEINDRLHFLVNVGLNYLNLSRSAETLSGGEAQRIRLASQIGAGLVGVMYVLDEPSIGLHQRDNERLLNTLTHLRDLGNTVLVVEHDEDAIRTADHVIDIGPGAGVHGGSVVAEGTIDDIIASDRSLTGQYLSGKREIAIPEQRVAMDPKKVVTLQGATGNNLKNVDLTVPVGLFSCITGVSGSGKSTLINDTFFKIAHTQLNGATTAEPSPYQQIEGLEHFDKVIDIDQSPIGRTPRSNPATYTGIFTPIRELFAGTQEARSRGYKPGRFSFNVRGGRCEACQGDGVIKVEMHFLPDVYVPCDVCKGKRYNRETLEVRYKGKTIDEVLQMTVEDAREFFDPVPVIARKLQTLMDVGLSYIRLGQAATTLSGGEAQRVKLARELSKRDTGKTLYILDEPTTGLHFHDIELLLSVLHRLRDHGNTVVVIEHNLDVIKTADWIIDLGPEGGQGGGEIIAQGTPETVCQVEGSHTARFLKPMLKG